TCGTATATACCATACGATTTTGGtgtgaattaatatattgaattattatttgatccttctttttttgctcttttgttaaaatttttggaaaacaTACAGACGAGAACCATTTGGCATGATATGATCGGCAGGCATTGCCCAATCTTCGCTGTTAATCGTGAGGTCAATTTATTTAGGGCTTTCTTTGATATTAGGAATTATTTGTTTGGAATGTTAATAGCTGCTTCTTTTTGGTGTCCAGGCGTTGATTCCGATACCGAAACCCACTGGATATACTGGAGCTGATCCGTACAAGATGTATGGCTCGAGTTCTCTCTCATAGTTTTAGAATGGTTATAATAGAAGTCATCAAATCGTTTGAAGCCATCTATTTTACACTTATTCTCTAGAGTGGTAAAAGGAACTTCTTTTAGGGGCAAGTTGCTAGCCAGTGTAGTAATTATGTTTTCTTAGCTTACACTAAGAATTCCTCGGTAGATAGTCAAGCTTCCCCCCGCACATTAGTTTTCCAATCATTTGCCTGTAGATCATGCCcttatttgtatattatataacttcttttcttgttgattATTTCATCACAAGTTAGTGAAAATCTTTACGCCTACGTGTATCAATCATGATACTTATGCCAAAAATCACTGAGGTGCAGATCATTTCAAGTTGGACGAGAAAAATTTTACGTTCCATGGCTTTTTGTTATAAACCGGAAGAGTTCAGAGGTGCCAATGATTGAGATGAATCTGGTAAGGCCTGGTTTTGATAGAGATGTTCTCATATGATGTTAAATTTGGAACTCATCCTCTTTGTATGGTTTTTTAGTGGGGTGAACTAGGGGCTGCAAGATGGAGTTGGAGTGCTTGGTTTAAGTGTGACTGTTCTTTGCATAATATTTGGTTCCATGACTCTAGTTCTTTGTCTTCTGAAGCCTCAGATCTTTGGACTTGTTATGCTTAGTTACAGCACAGAAATGCCATGTCTCTGTATAGTaacatttatttatcaatattttagttttctaTGCTGATGAAGTTTCACATTTCTTTTCCAGAGGTACTCGGGGGCTGATTTGCTTGGTGTCACTGCAAAAGTTGTAGATATGCCTAATAGCTGTACGTTATTCTTTATGACATAGATATCTTCATTCCTGAACTATAAATCTTTGAAGCTTTCCCCTTGGAGATTTATCTTTTTGTCTTGTATGTATGCAAATATGCGTTCGCTTCTATGATTCATCTACCAACAGAGAATCCTTGTaaaaaatttgacatttttgccTCATCTCTTTGACTGtgttatattttctcttatgTTTGACAATACTGGCTTCTGACTTTGTGAAAGTTTCTTAGCTACATACTAGTTTAAGCAGAAGACTGGAGTTCAATAGTTTATATACGTCTAAGTATGCTGAATTTAgaggataatttatttatatttgataattctTTGTAGATTCTTTATGTGAACTCTTTATTCAGTGATAAATACAACTTTCTCCAATGGACAAtgcttttctattttcttataaacCAATATGAACCAAGGAGCATGCAATTCCttctaaaatcatataattattttttgttgaagtGCTCAATGTAGATGCAGGTATCTGCGCGTGTGAGTCTGTGAGATATTGCCACAATCAGGGGTATTAGATGCATCCCAGGAGCATTTATGTTTTACACCAACACACGGCCTTTCACGAAAGTGTCTGCTTGGCATTTATTATGCTTTTCCGGTCTTGCATCTTTGTTTTCTATTAGAGATTCTGTTGTCGCATCATTTGACCTGTATTTCTGTTGTCTTCTTTTATTCTTCATGACACAGTAAACTTGCTAGTGTTTGTGATTTTCTATTAATCTATGGGTAATCATACTTTCAAGAGCAACAGGCTGAAATTTCTCGTTCATTCTACTGCTTATCAGATGTGGAACTTCATCCAGACATCCGTAACCAATTTTGGGATCAGCAACAATGGCCAAAACATATTCTTGTCAGATACACATGGTAAGTTTCTGTTTATGTCCTCTGACTATTATGGATGAATCCGCTAGGTAGATCAGATGTAACATTAGAACCTGGCAAGCACCAGATGTCTAGGGGTGGGAACGGGGCGGTTCAGGGACCTGGCCTCTCCAGCTTCAGGCCACACCTGTTACCTGCCTCGGCCCGCCCCACTACAAAACCCACCGGGACGGGTTTAACCGGATCAtttcatatactttttatgCCAAATAGATAGGAAAAGAGGGGGgcgggggagagagagagagaggtggcAACGGTGAGGGGCAGGGTGACGGCGAATGGAGATGGTGAGGGGCAGGACGAGCAGCGAGGGGAATGCGAATTTGAGAGaggagaaaagagagagagaagactAGATAGGAATTGAGTGAGAAGAGAGAAGATAGAACAAATAGAGAAGACTCGAGAAGAGAGAAGAtatgagaaagagagaagataAAACAAAGATTGAAGACTGGAGAGAGAGATCAGAGAGACAAGACAGGAGAAAtcgagagaaaagagagaagacAACTAGCGTTGGGggaaaatatttacataaaaaaaaaagattaaattaatctgCCGGACCAGACGCCGTATTTTTTTAGGACCTGCTACCCATCCCGATTTCCATTTTTAAACCTGATCCCAACCCATTTGGGATGGGTCCGGGGCAGGGTTGTCTGGGTTCGGGTCCAATTGCCACTCCTTCACATGCCTGCAACTACATCTTGGTTGCTTATGAAATTAGGTTTTGTGGACATAGTTTGGTGGGTTTTCTGTgttgttaatatcaatttattgtgGATAAACCTCTGTTAGGATGGCATTGTTTCGCATCTGTTAATTGACTAATTTGTAGGTTGCATCTGTTTGTATCTGTTTTGCATGTGTGATTGGTGTGCAATGATACCAAATAACAAGTAGCTACTCAACTAACAAGCCGAGCAGCTCTTTGATAGAGCAAAATGGCTATATATACATTTCCAGAAATCATTGATTTTGGTTTATAGAAGTGAATCTTTATCATATTTGTATCCAGTATCGTGATTTATTTCTAGTTAATATGATGGTTGCACAATTTGCTGAATATATTGTTCTGATTAACAGGGAAGAGCAGTCAGAGATCGATGTGGCTTCTGGATTTTATGTTCTCTTTGGATCAGGTAAATGGCTTTCCGTTTGAAATAAATGATCAACTGACAAGATACTTATACTTAAAAGTATGGATTTGATGTgctatttgtattttattgcAGAGTCTTTCCTTGTTAATTGCTTTGATGTACAGCCTTCTATTAATTGTGACGCTGAGCATTTGCAGTTGTATTTGTTTGTGTCATTTTGGAATTCATATATCTTTGAATCATTCTGTGTCGTATTTCTAATATCTGTTCAATTGGTCCTCAACCAGGACTGATGTTGTCTTTCGTTCTCGCAATCTATGTTCTACAATCATCTCAAGATAAATTGGCAAGGTATCTTTCCA
The nucleotide sequence above comes from Sesamum indicum cultivar Zhongzhi No. 13 linkage group LG11, S_indicum_v1.0, whole genome shotgun sequence. Encoded proteins:
- the LOC105174652 gene encoding uncharacterized protein LOC105174652, producing the protein MEVNYRATTQMVALLLLLLTSVIPTSLAYRPGDIVPMSRMGQYHATRTIWHDMIGRHCPIFAVNREALIPIPKPTGYTGADPYKISFQVGREKFYVPWLFVINRKSSEVPMIEMNLRYSGADLLGVTAKVVDMPNSYVELHPDIRNQFWDQQQWPKHILVRYTWEEQSEIDVASGFYVLFGSGLMLSFVLAIYVLQSSQDKLARFVKETVAETNMPAGGVAKVE